The window GATGCTCCCATAAGGTTTCCAAGCCATTTGAATCCTCGGAATCGGCAGCCGAAGAATTCTGAGAATTGGACTTTGGCATATCTAAAATATCCTTGGCTTCATTTTCTTTGCAGCCATGTTCCTTTTTACTGGAGTTGTTGTTGTCTTCAAAATCTTTGTCAGACAGCATTTCTGTGTCTTCTTTTACTTTAGCTGGATTCTGCACagcctcttctttcttttcaagcTCTTCCATTATGTTACTATCTTCCTCATCAAAATCATCGGCCTCGTAACCGGCATTCAAATTCTTCAAATCTAAATACTCTAACTCCAAATTTTCGTCGGTTGATTCTTCCGTCTGCCCATCAATTTCCTTCAAAATATCAAGTCCAAATACATCTTCAAAATCTTTATGTGACAAGAACCCATCGCTGGTTGAAGCTACATAACGACTCATAAACTCATGGCTTGAAACAATAGAATCTGAAAGAATAAAGTCCTTCTCTGTTACCAACGGAGCATCATCATCTCTCGAAGCATCATATTCATCACGCACACTACCTGCAGAaatctcttttatttcttcACGAACAGATTCTGCTTCTGATTCTGATTCTTTTTCTGCAAAGTCCTTATCAGATAAAACCCCATCCTCCATAATCTTTTTATTGGCAAAAAATTCACCATTAGAACCCGCATACAACTCTTTCACGGTAAGACTAACAACCTCCGGCTTCTCCAAGTAATGACTGAAATCCCTCTCTGACAAGAACTCATACTTGTTAGTGCTTGTAGGAGGTACCGAACTCAAGAGAACAGGCTCATCTTCCTCTCTATAAGTTTGAAACTGAAATTTGAAGAAGAACTTTggtgtttctttttcttctaattcATCAACTTCTTTCGTCTCCATAAATTCAGAAACTCCAACTTCTGGTTCCTTGGCTTCTTTTTGACTTggcctttccttttcttctaattcattcatttcttttgcTCCCTTAAATTCAGAAACTTCAACTTCTGGTTCCTGGGCCTCCAAACTTTTATCGCTCTTCACTCTGGAAAAAaggaatttaaattaatagaCGCAAAATTAGAGTACTTCTAACAAGGTaactaaagaaagaaaactgAGTACCTGAACATGGTTCTATCGAAGAAACCAAACAGAGAAAGGAACAGAGTGGAGACAGAAAGCCAGAAAGAGGCTGCAAAAGGAAGTAATTTCTTATTAAGAAACGCATTAACAGAACCCATTTTCAGCAATCGGAATTGAGAGGTGggcaaaattttattttaggaaCCCATCAATATAACTCTATtaatctgtcttttttttttttttttttcatcctgaAGCAAAAACAGAGGAGTCCTTGAAGCACTGATTTCTAGtttgaattcttgaaaaaaGAATGGACTTTTTAccaatagaaaatagaaaagcaaAAATTTTTGCATGGTAAAATTTAGAGAAGTTGAAGTCTGACCTAATAAGAAGGGATTGTTTAGCTGAGAGGAGAGGGTTGAGGGAAGAAAAGAACATGTCAGCAACTAGGGTTTTGGAGCTAATCTTCGGTTGCTTAGAGCCTTGGAATTCTCAAGACCGTTATttgatttagatttttagagaagaacTCTTCAGTTGAAGGGTCCTTGTTTTATCTTTCTATTATTTCCTGAACAGATGTCTCTTCTTAACTctaaggagagagagagagagagagttgggtTAAATTGAAAGTACACGCTTTGTGACAGGTTTTAGAGTGGGAAAAACATACCAAACTCAAATATGGAATGGGAATGGGATGCAGTGGCACTTAGATCGGTAAGAAATAAATCGCATATGGCTTGGAAGTTGTGACAAAAATTAGATGGTGAAAACCAAAACAAGGGGAGTTAGGCCAACACCAAAAGAAAGCAACGAAGCAGTTCTCAAAATATCAATTAAGCTTTTACatgttatgttttattttcctttctggGGTTTAGAAAGTTTCGGAGAGTCCATTATTAGGTCAAAGAAGAAGGGAAAATTAGGAGTATAATGTTTTCTTctatatattaagaaatatgTATGGTCCGAAATTTTCTTTAGAATAAAAGTAGATTTCTTGGAGTTATTGGATTCGTATAAGATTAACCAATAGACATATGTTATCCCTTTCTTaacattaaaatttcaattggaaTCCCATGTGTAATAAAACTTCTTACCAAAACTAATCCAACATATAATATATCCCACAAAAAAAAGAACGGGCTTTATACAAACATCtaagagaaaaatgaataattaatttagattagGCATAGCgattccttaaaagaaaaagatctaTCTACAATTCTACAAATTCGAAAATCTGTTAAGAAATCcataccaatttttttaaacataattttgttcttagctataaatttatttaaaacaaagagTTATGTACATACaatcctttcttttattttatgaatttaaatattaggTTTGCACTaagaaaatttgataaattctttttaataaatcataTCGATGtagaacattttaaaaattgcttaggatatgatttaatttaatttaattgatatataactTCCTTGTAATacttttttatcatcaaattaataaaactaaacaaaatataCATTGAGTTAtaacttgaaaattttgaaatatatagtaaataaattcaataacaacAAGTTTAACCTTATTTTCCTGTTATCAAAGATCAACTCTACTTCCTTCTCCCACTTCAAATATGTCTCATGAttaattttgctttaaaaaGTTGAAATCTTCATCTTAATActtaattttttgttcaaacCATCACAAAAATCATCATTGCTATTTGCTCTCCTATAGAAGAATTAATCATGTGGTCGAACTCACCCAtgtttgtgggttctaggttgtCGAATCCTAACACTATATTTATGATCCAAATCATTGATCTCTTTACCTATATTCTCAGCTGTAAACTCCTCTAGAGGTGAAATAGCTCATCACGCAGGCCTCTACCCTTGGGATATCTACAAACTGGCCCATCTCGAAGACTAGCTACTTCGATTCTCAATATATTCATCTCATTCATAGCCTCTCTAAACCTTAAGTTCATCACCTCCAATTGTTGTTGTATATCCAAATAACCCCCAATTCTGAATTGTTCTTATTCTTTGGAGGTGATGACCCACTTATGGTTGACATCGTCAAGATCTGAAAATCATGTTAGTAGTAATAGAAATATATCCTCACACACTTCCTCCAATGTTTACATTCAATAGATGTTACTTCTCTCGTGTTTCATTCAAATTCTTGGCTTTTCACAATAATATGCTGacattttcactttttttcacTCAATCTCcaaaaatttgattcttaaaggCACTATATcacaacaattcaaaacataattaacaaCTTAAAGAGTGTTTGGAAATGCGGGTCAACCCtcgtttccaaaaaattttgaaaacaaattcaattttttttctaaaaattaattttttggattgttttgatgcgctgatctcaaaaataatttttaaaaaatgaaaacaacatcattttgatacattttggaatgaaaaatactttgaaaagaacccacaaccacaaccacactctcaaacaggTCCAGTTATGCAATCCACAATAATATATAGActcaaaaagcaataaaaattaaaaattgtcaatacaaaactataaatatgaaaatacgaataacaaaatgaatttgtgcaaaatataaatgatgtgaagacatataaaaaatttagagaataataaaactaatgaaATAATACTCAAATACCTCAAACTAAGCAAAGTTTTATTACTTAgccaaaactatcaaataaagaaagataTTGACGCCAAACTACCcattatgaatttgttttgtaattttcagaAATAACCTAACAAATTATGtctaaataatttcaaaatcaagatATGACACTAAGATATTGAGATGACccaaagattgatgtcttctcccaagtgtaggagtgtcgaactaataaataactcggcaagaTCGGGATCGaagtaaaggaaaagaaatgaaaagcataaacaagagattaatataaacaaaacttaagcattacaaaaatataaagagagagcaagaacatgatcttgatctaaaaaccaagatgcctaaataggtggcaaatgcctccttttataggccaaaatttgaaactattgatttgatgactaattgttaagtgggtggccacatcttcaCTTAGTggcaattcttatcttcttgtctgaacaaaacataattgctaacgtcagaatttgaaccGATTGTCctatgaaagttctaggaaattgtctcagctttccaacaaaaaaagaatcggtgTATTTGGACTTCTTGAACTCGaaatatgggctgaacactgaacagtgtttgggctgcaggacagattctgacttctctattgttgctaagatttggacttccaaacagaagaattgagtcttggattcccatgaatgttttaggcccatgtcttagctttctagccatataaaccaaattgaaatccaagatctacagcactagatatgacccaatgactgaatagtgttccagtttggactgtaccagcatctcttttctaagcttaaccctctctttatcttctcaatttcagtagttgaactcatcaatcaatcatttgatttgtgtggtaggcctgcatttaaaatgagtatttaccataaattaaggctatcttatattatcagatttgttattataaaacatgcttaagttaagGAGTAGTTGATGCTTTAAATGCAAATgctgatataaaaccttgataaaaatgcacttttaagtactaattatacctcccaaccagcttattactagtccctagtaatcaaagtgttaaaatagaaaaacaatttgcaagttccatagagcaagacattcatcattcaacttccattaatctatccaagtaaacaaactctcattaaatttatatatttgcttcatacttcttaaacaagatattaataaaccttccttttgtGCTCAATATATCAACATATAGTTGTGGGgctttacttggaagaaaacacaatttttgttctaatgtttaaggttaacttccttgggttgggattattatctttttttaatatatatacatataacttaaaacacaatgcatctttaactcatgtaacgagctttcggctaatgactcccataCCAGTTGgccttagggcattaggtgttaagACACctctacgagcttagtaactcgggttgcagatactgatacgtagatagtgcaatgcttgattcccttaagcttttctccttaacccatgtaagcgttgggccaatagctcccaaggcagttgactttagggtattaggtgttaaaacaccccttcgggcttaattgctaaGGTTGgagaggctacgaaaccaaacttatctatgtttttattatcatcaatttttttttaattttaattttattttttttcttttgcaaattatataatatccctttcccttagttgttacctttaacaaaagaacataaataatgtaataccaatgtgcaacccacaatcatatgttaaagtgtgtgtgtgaaaattaaggtttaagaatacttgttaaatgagtatatgagcagaatcatgtgataacaatgcgagagtttgtaaacctgaatatttcaagaagtattctgatagaccttgataagaatatttactaagatATGTcttaagagtcaataaaattcttccttactctgccatcctaataacaattttgtcaaatggttttaaaaataacaaaaagagttagtaagtttttttttaatgtcaactactaccctctccccctaaccaaaacgagacattgtccttaatgtcctaaggtagaaaaatagagtatagaagacatcacctgaaacagtgaacactgacaaacctgaaacacacttaaacaaatataagaaataacaaaacaaaataaaatgttattaataaaactaaaagacacaaggtttcacaaacgaaggctcaaatcaaatctaagctttttacaactttccttagttgaccaatttatacgACTtatggagggatcaattacagggatgaaagattgtagttggtcaatcaattgtttagCAATAGTAGCAGAGAGTATGATTTGTCATgtcgaagatgttagaaatttatgtttcacagcatgatcaagaaaagacaacaaattatcataaaaaccattaacatttaacagacCTATGgatttatggtgaatgtgcagttgggcccaagaagaaatatgaaagatctcttccaatgtttCCAGACCACCTGGTCAAGCAATGAAGGCATTAGCATGGTTAAACATCGCATTCATTCAatcagacattgtggagacttgtagttcctctccaattgtttttccaatgatgtccccttttgctaaagtTTTAGGTACACCtccaaaacttgactgcctcttAAAAATGCAGCTAGTGAaccaccccccattaacccaagactgcctcccccatacactaaataaatctttctctcagctagtatctaaccaagatgatttgctgattctaaaaactctatttccttcccaggactggatccaccgaaaacacaaatattttttatgtgatgacTTGAGAAACCtaccatttctacacacttctatatctgttgaatgcatgggttgagtagaaatgaagggaaggaagataagattttatagatgagaaattaaaaatgcaatcataccacctatatgtaggccaactggagtctcactctctctttatttatttatttattttgaaaaggcatgggtatgtacaggtagttatgattatggctcacatcttcccttggttttacgtccaagaacggcttaaacgccctatATGGGTCGGGGAtgggcttcccatccagtttttttaaaaactggcaaacaaggtcttttttagtcagattcccaagactatgtcaagcatgttctttatggaattgtggtcataaatcatgaattgcacgatgcacattgctactaggatgcgtctcaagagtcaacagaagattatctaaagaccccttactcaagccatccttaatgaattgtattttatcttcacggtttatagataccattcttAAAGAACGACAttgtgcattacaagtccatctggcacatcggtgatAGACTTTCAGTCATTTTGCACAACGTTTCTTtgtaaaagtgcttttacctgttccaagtatgtatgaaatgaaagaattggaggattCACCTAATAATtagacctttgcttcaattagccagcAAATATCTTCAgaaattccatgattcattaacaacctcaatcttttACACCTAACGCAATAAATTTTTGCAATTACATTTGGAGGCAAAGcgagaaaatactttttcaattttccaaGAGTGGTgttcattttcaaatgagaattggagaaaagatgcaaagaaaggagaaagagcaaagaattgcacaaatatatacatagatttcaattattatgggaaactaaaagaaccgacttaagagtcacggagtaccgttatccgccatttgactggggtgagagagactagcaaaacaaaagtcacacaaaaaagaaacacaaaaacaatgtgagaaaaaaaatcaatctttatattcaggatcactcaattcaataaagtcattttcaactgaaaaattatcaaagtaaactttcaaacgatgtccatttaccttgaaaacattgtcattcttttgattctcaatatcaaaggcctcataagcatagttttaaaacccggaccggcccggtgggtcaacccgggacccggtcgacccgggcCTGAAACCGGTCCGGATCTAAGTAAAAACCCGTTTAGAAGTTGGCCCGgcgaaacccggtcgacccggcgggtcgacccggaacCCGGTCAACCCGGGCAAACCCAGCTGAGACCTGGCTACCttcctttttttgtcttttatcgATTCAAGCGGCTGTCGGTCGAAACAGAAAAGACCATCTCAAAACAGAAGAGAAGGGATACAAAAGACATCATCTCCTTCGTTTTTAATGACTAGGGCAAGCAAATGCCACCAGAAttttgggacaaagaaaagatattcAGTTAACTTACCAAAACAAGAAGACAACCCTCCTTTAACAGCTAGATATCTCCAACCTACTTCAATATCTCAACAAAAATCTTGCAAAAGTTTTCAAATATTCTTCAAAATCCTCCAGCAGAAACTTCTCAAAAGCTTCAAGTATGCAATATATATCCAGCTTTAACCCCAGCTGCTTACAACGACTTAAATAAAGGAAAGACAGGAGCTAGCTTGTCCCATTCAAATCTTCCAGGAGCTGCCTTCTTATATTgattattagaagaaaaaatctaTATCTAGAAGTCTTCCTATGCAACGTGTCATTTTATAGTCCACGAAATCCAAAAAAGGAAGATTACCCACACACCTCTAGAATTTCAAATTTCTTAACCAAGTTCTCCCAGTAACATTAaagtatgatatttttttgggttgacccgggttaacccgggtcaacccatctgacccgtgacccgatcattAGACCGGGTCGATTaccgggtcgggtttcaaaactatgctcataaggatacacatgtttctcaataaatggatcgttccatcttgatcttagctttgaccaatatcaactttttgataattttcacaagttttgtaGAATGCATGTGTAAACCCtaaggaaaaataaaggttgcttagattgcaaactaactatatgagaaataaaagttaagaaattcatgcatatggttaaataaaaacaggaattcagaaatttttagATATAAGTTTCTGGACGAAATATTTCGAGACATTATAAATCAACCCGaaaatgttgagggttggattaaattaaagaaaataaattaaactaaaagttgtggggtgaaattataagaaatgcaaagaggtataacttaattataagaagaaaaaaagagatgtaggggcctaaatgcaaataaaaaaacttatagggcataaatactcctattctcacaaaaatctgcagaaatcacaaggaaagaaaaaagggagtttttgtattcattcttgcaaaatcaagagagaaacactaaaatttcaagaaaactatctaagattaagggtttatagatggaataaacacttgtggggaagggattaacaaggaaattgaacaagaagagaagatagaGGGCTGACTATCATTAGATAAGAAATGAGGGAGTTgaaaaatcttcaactggttaaggtgttctaaacatgatcttataagtcatttcaaattcgataatgaattgatgccttgatgtgaattatagattagggttcttagacttgaattagGGGAAAAAGTAtatgttgttaaaattaagttaatttatgtgTGGCATGTGATTGGGGacatgaaaccatgataatttacccggaaaatatagtttgtgaaagttatgtgtgaagggaaggggAGTGATGACTCTAGACAGACTCGTCTCCTGACTTTTAGTAAGATTTCGaataggaggatgagggaattagaactggatttttcttaattcatagaacttgtagcctcatatcttagcttgccaacgagactaatctcgcttgaattggagttctataactccagatattgttaaaaatctgaggagaggtgagacagtaacagttcaaaagcGAGACattaacagttggacagtaacaatccaaatataaagaaaggaatgataactagggttggacaaagaacgacaatattaatgggtgaaatgagaagaacgtaaaatattaagaaatgattgaaagaaagacttattggttgttgatatgattattataaaacatatccttgagtgaggaaaatttatgagataaacctgtgatttgcaggagggaccacaagcgtggtgcaacagcagcagcaggggagcacgagtagagcttctattgcatgTAGGTGATCCGcacctatactttctagttaaattctatagttcaatatgttattgatgtgagATGTGAATTACCAAACGTTGGATATTAGAAGAAAGGAGGAAGAGTTTGCGTAATGATGCCGATATTTTGGATAGTattctgaatgtatgtgtatttaaGGTGAatggttgttgtgtgaattaccaagtgatgaaattatcgttaacaaagaaatatgagaagtgtgatttggggcgtgaactagcatacatttagtgtatgttaggatcccgagtaaggAGATCGCCATGTTTGGACTAACATAcgtttagtgtatgttaggatcccggataaggggatcaagatgtattgactagcatacatttagtgtatattAGGATCCCGGATAAGGGGATCAATCATGTATTGGTtggcatacatttagtgtacgttaggatcccgggtaaggggatcaagatgtattgactagcatacatttagtgtatgttaggatcccgagtaaagggatcaccttgcatcgactcctacggggtgatgatgataacagtgaaattggtatcggtaatttGTTAAGCGGAAATAATCATGGGTGGTTTTATGAGATCttgaatggaggttgataatggaagaggaagTGGTTTTTAGTAGTTTAAGGAGAAAAAGTCTCCaatgaaaaccaaaaggaagtgaataaaatatgaatgcatgtttgcctttttaaattgctggatatttgtattgctatattattgtgatattcatatttcagtaatatgtattttgttttcaagatcatcgcatgcacgacaggagtagattcTAGTTTAGTAGGttcattttttgtaatttaggttTTAAGGAGTGTACCCTTGTATTTggtaatattacaacttttattTAACTCAGTTCatataattgatgtttaaacttgaatagatgaatttaattatatagtttatataaCTATATTCCATGTattaatgataattgttgtacAATGTATATCATAAACATTGTGGTTGATATGAAAGATGATGTTTATGGGATTGAGACCCAGGATAACTCCGTTGAATTGAGTTAGGAGATGTGGTATATTAAAAGTATAAACAGGTtgtatgtcgataacttggggcctcccggtataggggagacttCGTTGAAATTTTGGTAGACTTTAATACAAATACCATGaatagatatataaaataaaataaaaaaattagtcacTCTGTTTATCAGTTAACATGAGATCGTTGCTTTATCCTGAATATGGTGATGTTATagcatgcgtgtccttgaacatggtgggccaataaaatccacattatAAGAATTTTGCAGTTTTCttctttgatgagaaatgacccccacatgcctcagaatgacaaaatttaatgacactactttcCTCATTGTcgggaatgcatctttgaaatatttgatcaggacaatatttgaataagtaaggatcatcccaataaaagttcttcacttcgttcaaaaacttacttGTGTCTTgagtactccaatgagctggcaaatctcctattgcaagaaaataaacaaaattagcaaaccaaggcactGAATTAAgagaaagtaaagattcatcaggaaagtagtcatcgattggtgtgattcagattttgaatctattatcaatcttgacaaatgatctgcAACAACATTTTCAGtacctttcttgtctttgattgtgatatcaaattatTGAAGTAACAAAATTCACCATACTAATCTAGCCTTaaaatctttcttagaaagaagatatttcaatattgcatgatcactaaaaacaacaacaggtgagccaacaagataggacctaattttttcacatgcaaatactattgcaagtaattctttttcagtggtggtgtaattcatttcagcactatttaaagttttacttgcatagtaaatcacataagatttcttatcttttctttgtcccaagacaacacccacgacataatcactagcgtcacatattattttgaaaggtaataaccaatcaggaggttgaatgacaggagcaaAAGTAAGtaaacaaaggcttcttcacaatgttcagtccattaaaaaatattatcctttgttagaaggttactcaagggcttagatattacactaaaatctttaatgaaccttctataaaaaccaacatatcctaagaatgatctaacatctttaatagattttggtgttggcaagttagcaattaactcgattttagatttgtcaacctcaaatCCTTTCAATGAagcaatgtgaccaagtacaatgtcgtt of the Populus nigra chromosome 7, ddPopNigr1.1, whole genome shotgun sequence genome contains:
- the LOC133698697 gene encoding uncharacterized protein LOC133698697 isoform X1, with product MGSVNAFLNKKLLPFAASFWLSVSTLFLSLFGFFDRTMFRVKSDKSLEAQEPEVEVSEFKGAKEMNELEEKERPSQKEAKEPEVGVSEFMETKEVDELEEKETPKFFFKFQFQTYREEDEPVLLSSVPPTSTNKYEFLSERDFSHYLEKPEVVSLTVKELYAGSNGEFFANKKIMEDGVLSDKDFAEKESESEAESVREEIKEISAGSVRDEYDASRDDDAPLVTEKDFILSDSIVSSHEFMSRYVASTSDGFLSHKDFEDVFGLDILKEIDGQTEESTDENLELEYLDLKNLNAGYEADDFDEEDSNIMEELEKKEEAVQNPAKVKEDTEMLSDKDFEDNNNSSKKEHGCKENEAKDILDMPKSNSQNSSAADSEDSNGLETLWEHQDLIEQLKMELKKVRATGLPTILEEDESPKIMEDLKPWKIDEKFQHEDRMGELHKFYKSYRERMRKFDILNYQKMYAMSFLQSKDPLKSITRREASAPALTSLLSQKFLLSKRKKSSSDPMVNFIRELHNDLEVVYVGQLCLSWEILHWQYEKALELWDSDPYGMRLYNEVAGEFQQFQVLLQRFIENEPFEGPRVQNYIKNRCVLRNLLQVPVIREDSMKDKKARGKGKDGDSITSDMLVEIMEESIRIFWQFVRSDKDAENVISKGRKGTQIEPQDPTELELLTEVRTSLQKKEKRLKDIWRSGNCILKKFQKHQGDNSDQVLCFFSQVDINLVSRVLNMSKVTTDQLLWCHSKLSKINFINRKIHVEHSFLLFPC
- the LOC133698697 gene encoding uncharacterized protein LOC133698697 isoform X2, whose amino-acid sequence is MGSVNAFLNKKLLPFAASFWLSVSTLFLSLFGFFDRTMFRVKSDKSLEAQEPEVEVSEFKGAKEMNELEEKERPSQKEAKEPEVGVSEFMETKEVDELEEKETPKFFFKFQFQTYREEDEPVLLSSVPPTSTNKYEFLSERDFSHYLEKPEVVSLTVKELYAGSNGEFFANKKIMEDGVLSDKDFAEKESESEAESVREEIKEISAGSVRDEYDASRDDDAPLVTEKDFILSDSIVSSHEFMSRYVASTSDGFLSHKDFEDVFGLDILKEIDGQTEESTDENLELEYLDLKNLNAGYEADDFDEEDSNIMEELEKKEEAVQNPAKVKEDTEMLSDKDFEDNNNSSKKEHGCKENEAKDILDMPKSNSQNSSAADSEDSNGLETLWEHQDLIEQLKMELKKVRATGLPTILEEDESPKIMEDLKPWKIDEKFQHEDRMGELHKFYKSYRERMRKFDILNYQKMYAMSFLQSKDPLKSITRREASAPALTSLLSQKFLLSKRKKSSSDPMVNFIRELHNDLEVVYVGQLCLSWEILHWQYEKALELWDSDPYGMRLYNEVAGEFQQFQVLLQRFIENEPFEGPRVQNYIKNRCVLRNLLQVPVIRGKKNESSIKSYPVWPFGRVFCVPIKRRKA